One window of the Peptacetobacter hiranonis genome contains the following:
- a CDS encoding diaminopimelate dehydrogenase: MIRVGIVGYGNLGKGVESAVSKTKDMEIVGIFSRRDPSSIHPHDANIPVYKMEDAANMKDDIDVMVLCGGSAKDLPEQTKEFAKYFNVVDSFDTHARIPEHFAAVDAECKESNKIAVISTGWDPGMFSLNRVYASAILPEGEAYTFWGKGVSQGHSDAVRRVEGIKDARQYTIPVPEALDAVRSGANPTLTTRQKHTREVFAVAEEGADLDRIREEIVTMPNYFDEYDTTVHFIDEETLQREHGGIPHGGFVIYSGTTGWENENKHVIEYSLQLDSNPEFTSSVLVAYARAAYRMNQEGMKGCKTPFDVAPSYLHPLSNEELRAKML; the protein is encoded by the coding sequence ATGATAAGAGTTGGAATAGTTGGCTATGGAAACCTTGGAAAAGGTGTAGAATCAGCCGTAAGTAAAACAAAAGATATGGAAATAGTAGGGATATTCTCAAGAAGAGATCCTAGCAGCATACATCCACATGATGCAAATATTCCTGTATATAAAATGGAAGATGCAGCAAATATGAAAGATGATATAGATGTTATGGTATTATGTGGAGGAAGTGCAAAAGATTTACCAGAACAGACTAAAGAATTTGCTAAATACTTCAATGTAGTTGATAGTTTTGATACACATGCAAGAATACCAGAACATTTTGCAGCAGTTGATGCAGAATGTAAAGAGTCAAATAAAATAGCAGTGATATCTACTGGATGGGATCCAGGTATGTTCTCACTAAATCGTGTTTACGCTAGTGCAATATTACCAGAAGGGGAAGCATATACATTCTGGGGAAAAGGTGTTAGCCAGGGACACAGTGATGCAGTAAGACGTGTTGAAGGTATAAAAGATGCTAGACAGTACACAATACCTGTACCAGAAGCATTAGATGCAGTTAGAAGTGGAGCCAATCCAACACTAACTACTCGTCAGAAACATACAAGAGAAGTATTTGCTGTAGCAGAAGAAGGTGCAGATTTAGATAGAATTAGAGAAGAAATAGTTACAATGCCTAACTACTTCGATGAATATGATACAACAGTACATTTCATAGATGAAGAAACACTTCAGAGAGAACATGGTGGAATACCTCATGGTGGATTTGTAATATACAGTGGTACAACTGGATGGGAAAATGAAAATAAACATGTTATAGAATACAGCTTACAGCTTGATTCTAACCCAGAATTCACTTCAAGTGTGTTAGTTGCTTATGCTAGAGCAGCATACCGTATGAATCAGGAAGGTATGAAGGGATGCAAAACTCCATTTGATGTAGCTCCAAGTTATTTACATCCATTATCAAATGAAGAATTAAGAGCAAAAATGTTATAA
- a CDS encoding zf-HC2 domain-containing protein, translating into MTKITCDICMDLMPLVRDGVASEDSENAVMKHISECESCKKIYDEMYTNNKNITEDNKNSQIINPQSINIDKAAKKVEKKINKYLGMIIIFGIFFGLSLTASEEMFLNSFIMPIIGAFGYYLFHWKAAYTVPCIIVISNFIINGIGFFRGVEHLDIASMVMWGAIYSLFAIIGTIIAGLLHFGLRKE; encoded by the coding sequence ATGACTAAAATTACTTGTGATATTTGTATGGACTTAATGCCACTTGTTCGGGATGGTGTAGCAAGTGAGGATAGTGAAAATGCTGTCATGAAGCATATTTCAGAGTGTGAAAGTTGTAAAAAAATATATGATGAAATGTATACAAATAACAAAAATATAACAGAAGATAATAAGAATTCTCAAATAATAAACCCTCAATCAATAAACATAGATAAAGCAGCTAAAAAGGTTGAAAAGAAAATAAATAAATATTTGGGTATGATAATTATATTTGGTATTTTCTTTGGTCTTAGTTTGACAGCTAGTGAAGAAATGTTTCTAAATTCGTTTATTATGCCTATAATAGGAGCTTTTGGATATTATTTATTCCATTGGAAAGCTGCATATACAGTGCCTTGTATCATTGTAATAAGCAATTTTATAATCAATGGAATAGGATTTTTTAGGGGAGTAGAGCATCTAGATATAGCATCAATGGTTATGTGGGGAGCTATATACTCTTTGTTTGCAATTATTGGAACTATAATTGCAGGACTACTACATTTTGGATTGAGAAAGGAGTAG
- a CDS encoding IS3 family transposase, which translates to MSKKQFSKEETLELSKNPFVKNVSCKSITYTNEFKIHFITEYNKGKNPTQIFKEAGFDTNIIGAKRIKCASERWRKSYKENGILGLDDSRVNNSGRPRKRKLTDKEIIDKKDAEIAYLKAELELVKKLDFEERQVMNNKLPSVKIFKLINDVINKYCLKKMIKHLCIVAGVSRSGFYNYLKNKNVISKQEEKDLEAKEIILKAYKFRGYKKGSRSIKMILKSKFNIIFNRKKIQRIMKKYGIKCPIRESNPAKRMGKARKEHHTVPNKLNREFKQGIPGKVLLTDITYMPYGNGKTAYLSTVKDSSTNEILSYHLSKNLKMDIVISTINNLMLSNSDKLHKDAFIHSDQGVHYTSTIFQNLLKKYNLGQSMSRKGNCWDNAPQESFFGHMKDEIDYKSCNTFEELKSLIDDYMDYYNNDRCQWNLKQLTPIQYRSQLLAA; encoded by the coding sequence ATGAGTAAAAAACAATTTAGTAAAGAAGAAACATTAGAGCTATCAAAAAATCCATTTGTAAAGAATGTAAGCTGTAAATCAATAACATATACAAATGAATTTAAAATACATTTCATAACAGAATACAATAAGGGAAAAAATCCAACACAGATATTTAAAGAAGCAGGTTTTGACACTAACATCATAGGTGCAAAACGTATTAAATGCGCTAGCGAGCGATGGAGAAAGTCATATAAAGAAAATGGTATTTTGGGACTAGATGATTCTAGAGTTAATAATTCTGGAAGACCAAGAAAAAGAAAATTAACAGATAAAGAGATAATAGATAAGAAGGATGCTGAAATAGCATATCTTAAAGCAGAGCTAGAACTAGTAAAAAAGCTAGACTTCGAAGAAAGGCAGGTGATGAATAATAAGCTACCTTCGGTGAAAATATTCAAATTAATTAATGATGTAATAAATAAATATTGTTTAAAAAAAATGATAAAACATCTATGTATTGTTGCAGGAGTATCTAGATCTGGATTTTATAACTATTTAAAAAACAAGAATGTAATAAGCAAACAAGAAGAAAAGGATTTAGAAGCAAAAGAAATAATTCTTAAAGCATATAAGTTCAGAGGATACAAAAAAGGTTCTCGTTCAATAAAAATGATTTTAAAAAGTAAATTTAATATAATATTTAACAGAAAAAAAATTCAAAGAATAATGAAAAAATATGGAATTAAATGTCCTATTCGCGAGTCAAATCCAGCTAAACGTATGGGAAAAGCAAGAAAAGAACATCACACAGTTCCTAATAAATTGAATAGAGAATTTAAACAAGGTATACCAGGAAAAGTACTTTTAACTGATATTACGTATATGCCGTACGGCAATGGGAAAACAGCATATTTATCAACTGTAAAAGATTCTTCTACGAATGAAATTTTATCGTATCATTTATCGAAGAATTTAAAAATGGATATTGTTATTTCAACTATTAACAATCTCATGTTATCAAATTCAGACAAATTACATAAAGATGCATTTATTCATTCTGATCAAGGAGTTCATTATACAAGTACTATTTTTCAGAACTTGTTAAAAAAATATAATTTAGGTCAATCTATGTCTAGAAAAGGTAATTGTTGGGACAATGCTCCGCAGGAGTCATTCTTTGGTCATATGAAAGATGAAATAGATTATAAAAGTTGCAATACATTTGAAGAGTTAAAAAGTTTAATAGATGATTATATGGATTATTATAATAATGATCGTTGTCAGTGGAATTTAAAACAGCTGACTCCTATTCAATATAGAAGTCAGCTGCTTGCTGCTTAA
- a CDS encoding RNA polymerase sigma factor, whose amino-acid sequence MKELIQELFNQYYKDIYKYIYSLCRDTSVSEEITSEVFVEVVKSIATFRGESDIKTWLFSIARHKWYTYLRKKSTQIKAESLHDLYDYNILEINKNIVENKNNSLGNINEEIFYKELKQAISEILKSESELSRKIFNMRIDGYSYVEIAAICNISESSARVVFFRTKNKLKKILEKEGFKND is encoded by the coding sequence ATGAAAGAGCTTATCCAAGAACTATTCAATCAATACTACAAAGATATCTACAAATACATATACAGCCTTTGTCGAGATACTTCCGTTTCAGAAGAAATAACATCAGAAGTATTCGTTGAAGTGGTAAAATCAATAGCGACATTTAGAGGAGAGTCGGATATAAAAACATGGTTATTCTCCATAGCAAGACATAAATGGTATACATACTTAAGAAAAAAATCAACTCAAATAAAAGCAGAGAGTTTACATGATTTATATGATTATAATATTTTAGAGATTAATAAAAATATAGTAGAAAATAAAAATAACTCATTAGGAAATATAAATGAAGAAATTTTTTACAAAGAATTAAAACAAGCTATATCAGAAATACTTAAATCAGAATCAGAACTTAGCAGAAAAATATTCAATATGAGAATAGATGGATATTCATACGTTGAAATTGCAGCAATATGCAATATTTCTGAAAGTTCAGCTAGAGTAGTATTCTTTAGAACTAAAAACAAACTAAAGAAAATATTAGAGAAGGAGGGATTTAAAAATGACTAA
- a CDS encoding HflX-like GTP-binding protein, translating into MRKRVIIVGININNKNNFEESIIELKNLCIACDMEVVGKVEQNLKKINPTFYMGSGKIEELQDLIEKTNAEIIVFNNELSASQIKNIEEEVKGDYE; encoded by the coding sequence ATGAGAAAAAGAGTAATAATTGTAGGAATTAATATAAATAACAAAAATAATTTTGAGGAATCTATAATAGAACTTAAGAATTTATGTATAGCCTGTGATATGGAAGTAGTTGGAAAAGTGGAGCAAAATTTAAAGAAGATAAATCCAACATTCTATATGGGTAGTGGTAAAATTGAAGAATTACAAGATTTAATCGAAAAAACGAACGCTGAAATAATAGTATTTAATAACGAACTATCTGCATCACAGATAAAAAATATTGAAGAAGAAGTAAAAGGAGATTATGAATGA
- a CDS encoding methyltransferase domain-containing protein gives MRKLKKIEVLRELLNENISILRCPVCKKSIKYIKESSVLCENNHCFNISKKGYVNLVKNNAKTIYDKKLFESRSKIYEYGIYDELSKEIIDIVDKYTSKKNVNFVLDVGCGEGYYLNQLYSDEKINSRCKLFGIDISREGISLATRYENSILWSVSDLSNLPFKNDKLDIIIDILSPSNYSEFTRVLNKGGVVIKVIPDEHYLKEIRSEIKGKIKKDTYSNKNVINSFKDNLEIIYDKRITYKTNIYNLEDFIKMTPLTSGLSKEQINELNKCDIEKITVDLKIIVGKVK, from the coding sequence ATGAGAAAATTAAAAAAGATTGAAGTTTTAAGAGAATTACTTAATGAAAATATATCAATACTTAGATGTCCAGTGTGTAAAAAATCTATAAAATATATAAAAGAAAGTAGTGTATTATGTGAAAATAACCATTGCTTTAATATATCTAAAAAAGGATATGTTAATTTAGTAAAGAATAATGCGAAGACAATATATGATAAAAAATTATTTGAATCTAGAAGTAAAATATATGAATATGGTATATATGACGAGCTTTCTAAAGAGATAATAGATATAGTGGATAAATATACGTCAAAAAAGAATGTTAATTTTGTACTAGATGTTGGTTGCGGAGAAGGATATTATTTAAATCAACTATATTCAGATGAAAAAATAAATAGTAGGTGTAAATTGTTTGGAATAGATATATCAAGAGAAGGAATTTCACTTGCTACAAGATACGAAAATAGCATACTATGGAGTGTATCAGACTTATCAAATCTACCATTTAAAAATGATAAATTAGATATAATAATAGATATACTTTCACCATCGAATTATAGTGAATTTACTAGAGTTTTAAACAAAGGTGGAGTTGTAATAAAAGTAATTCCAGATGAACACTATTTAAAAGAGATAAGGTCTGAAATAAAAGGTAAAATAAAAAAAGATACTTATTCTAATAAAAATGTTATAAATTCATTTAAAGATAACTTGGAAATCATCTATGATAAAAGAATCACTTATAAAACAAATATATATAATTTAGAAGATTTTATAAAAATGACACCATTAACATCTGGTTTGAGCAAAGAACAAATAAATGAATTAAATAAATGTGATATAGAAAAAATAACGGTTGATTTAAAAATTATAGTCGGCAAAGTAAAGTAG
- a CDS encoding vWA domain-containing protein: MKNLTELVFIIDKSGSMSGLEGDTIDGFNSLIKKQKKEEGDALVSVVFFNDNQDVVLDRVDIKEVKELTEDDYVCMSCTALLDAVGDSIKHIRNIHKYARKEDIPEKTVFVIMTDGLENASEKYRYHDVKRLIERAKEENNWEFLFLGANIDAIGEAKNLGIEEDYAVEFCCDEKGIELNYEAVSDAVKMMRCCDEKLSGDWKRNIEKDLKDRK; this comes from the coding sequence ATGAAAAATTTGACTGAACTAGTATTTATAATTGATAAATCAGGATCTATGAGTGGATTAGAAGGTGATACAATAGATGGATTTAATTCACTTATAAAGAAACAGAAAAAAGAAGAAGGAGATGCTCTTGTATCTGTTGTATTTTTTAATGATAATCAAGATGTGGTTTTGGATAGAGTTGATATAAAGGAAGTTAAAGAACTTACAGAGGATGATTATGTTTGTATGAGTTGTACAGCACTTTTGGACGCTGTTGGAGATTCTATAAAACATATAAGAAATATTCACAAATATGCAAGAAAAGAAGATATTCCTGAAAAAACTGTTTTCGTTATTATGACAGATGGACTTGAAAATGCCAGTGAAAAATACAGATATCATGATGTTAAAAGATTAATTGAAAGAGCTAAAGAAGAAAATAATTGGGAGTTTCTTTTCTTAGGTGCGAATATAGATGCAATAGGTGAGGCTAAAAATCTTGGAATTGAAGAAGATTATGCAGTTGAGTTTTGTTGTGACGAAAAAGGAATAGAATTAAATTATGAAGCAGTTTCTGATGCTGTTAAAATGATGAGATGCTGCGATGAAAAATTAAGTGGTGATTGGAAAAGAAATATTGAAAAAGATTTAAAAGATAGAAAATAA
- a CDS encoding IS1595 family transposase: MKKADIKAIVKNLNKDELRDLISVAQGVLSALFSSDEIEDNIKESRFSKGYECPKCQCKDVNKNGKTRGRQRYICKRCRCTFDEFTMSPFSSTNLGLDKWLKYCELMILGLSIRQCATEIGVGVKTSFYMRHRILDVINLSLKNDMVEGIVEVDEVFIRESYKGNHSKSTTFKMPREPRKRGKGKKDKKKRGISNDQICIETGVDRKGNIVMGAVCNGRITTNDIIRFFDGKIGEDVTFVVDSHKSYLSINKDLNVELKRVPRGKSMIDSVYHLQHVNSLHSGFKRWLMHSNGVSTKYISNYLAWFKFLQLSKKNKKSDRIKDMLVNVATKETCITINTIRNRYIELA; encoded by the coding sequence ATGAAAAAAGCAGATATAAAAGCCATAGTTAAAAATTTGAATAAAGATGAACTTAGAGACTTAATTTCAGTAGCACAAGGAGTTTTAAGTGCTTTATTTAGTTCTGATGAAATAGAGGATAATATTAAGGAAAGTAGATTTTCTAAGGGATACGAATGTCCTAAATGTCAATGTAAGGATGTTAATAAAAATGGTAAGACTAGAGGTAGACAAAGATATATTTGTAAAAGGTGTCGTTGTACTTTTGATGAGTTTACTATGTCTCCTTTCTCTAGTACTAACTTAGGATTAGATAAATGGCTTAAATACTGTGAATTAATGATATTAGGACTTTCTATAAGACAATGTGCAACTGAAATTGGAGTTGGAGTTAAAACATCTTTTTATATGAGACATAGGATTTTAGATGTTATTAATCTATCATTAAAAAATGATATGGTTGAAGGTATTGTAGAAGTAGACGAAGTTTTTATTCGTGAATCATATAAAGGTAATCATTCAAAAAGTACTACTTTTAAGATGCCTAGAGAACCTAGAAAAAGAGGTAAGGGAAAAAAGGATAAGAAAAAAAGAGGTATTTCTAACGACCAAATTTGCATTGAAACTGGTGTTGACCGTAAAGGAAATATAGTAATGGGAGCGGTTTGTAATGGTAGAATTACAACTAATGATATTATTAGATTTTTTGATGGAAAAATAGGAGAAGATGTTACTTTCGTAGTCGATAGCCACAAATCTTATTTAAGTATAAATAAAGACCTAAATGTTGAATTAAAACGAGTTCCTAGAGGCAAATCTATGATAGATAGTGTTTATCACTTACAACATGTAAATTCTCTTCATAGTGGATTTAAGAGATGGTTAATGCACTCTAATGGAGTCTCTACTAAATACATTTCGAATTACTTGGCTTGGTTTAAATTCTTGCAATTAAGCAAGAAGAATAAAAAGAGCGATAGAATTAAGGATATGTTAGTTAATGTAGCAACTAAAGAAACTTGCATAACTATAAATACTATTAGAAATAGATATATTGAATTAGCTTAA
- a CDS encoding helix-turn-helix domain-containing protein, with protein sequence MNSKINKKLFCEIEKYIKDRYIGEYLFSDSEIIICNLNSEDKCLQIDDDSEICEMQDFLKSRRKISEYDLEQQLEKSFSEELLSIIEKRNLKTSDVYRKANIDRKHFSKIKNNPDYRPSKITAIAFALAFELDLDETDDFIGKAGYKLTHSSRFDIIIEYCIENKIYDVLEVNDILYDFGENLIGC encoded by the coding sequence ATGAACAGTAAAATAAATAAGAAGCTCTTTTGTGAAATAGAAAAATATATAAAAGATAGATATATAGGTGAATATCTATTTTCTGATAGTGAGATTATTATATGTAATTTAAATTCAGAGGATAAATGTTTGCAAATTGATGATGATTCAGAAATTTGTGAGATGCAAGATTTCCTAAAGAGTAGAAGAAAAATATCTGAGTATGATTTGGAGCAACAGTTAGAGAAATCTTTTTCGGAGGAGCTTCTTTCTATTATAGAAAAAAGAAATCTTAAGACATCAGATGTTTATAGAAAGGCTAATATAGATAGAAAACATTTTTCAAAGATAAAGAATAATCCAGATTATAGGCCTAGCAAAATAACTGCAATTGCATTTGCATTAGCTTTTGAATTAGATTTGGATGAAACAGATGATTTTATTGGTAAGGCTGGATATAAGTTAACACATAGTAGTAGATTTGATATTATAATTGAATATTGTATAGAAAATAAAATATATGATGTATTAGAAGTAAATGATATTTTATATGATTTTGGAGAAAATTTAATAGGATGTTAG
- a CDS encoding ATP-grasp domain-containing protein, which produces MQKFKFLFCNNAFENNEADPVYDDEYRVSKEKGFETSLFSYEDLEFGKLRLFNGNIEGSTIYRGWMMKPDMYQKFYEKLKNKGIELINTPNEYNKYHLLPDWYKDFEDCTAKSAWTEDFSEESLKELLSKFEGAVIVKDYVKSRKHEWYEACFIEDVKDTENALKVIKNFIERQDDLLTGGIVLREFIDLKSIGKHKESGMPISDEYRVFVLDNEPLIIDSYWHHSEGGLSDNEIKWVKEICKRIDSRFVTIDLARKSNDELVVMELGDGQVSGLQDIPEEEFYGCF; this is translated from the coding sequence ATGCAAAAATTTAAATTTCTATTCTGTAATAATGCTTTTGAAAATAATGAAGCAGATCCGGTTTATGATGATGAATATAGAGTAAGTAAGGAAAAAGGATTTGAAACGTCACTGTTTAGTTACGAGGATTTAGAGTTTGGTAAATTACGTTTATTTAATGGAAATATAGAAGGAAGTACGATTTATAGAGGGTGGATGATGAAGCCTGATATGTATCAAAAGTTTTATGAAAAGCTTAAAAATAAAGGGATAGAATTAATTAATACTCCTAATGAATATAATAAGTACCATTTATTACCAGATTGGTATAAAGATTTTGAAGATTGCACAGCGAAATCAGCATGGACAGAAGATTTTTCTGAAGAATCTTTGAAAGAATTATTGAGTAAGTTTGAGGGAGCTGTTATAGTAAAAGATTATGTAAAGAGTAGAAAACACGAATGGTATGAAGCTTGTTTTATAGAAGATGTAAAAGATACAGAGAATGCATTAAAAGTTATAAAGAATTTTATAGAAAGACAAGATGATTTATTAACTGGAGGAATTGTTCTTAGAGAATTTATTGATTTAAAATCTATTGGTAAACATAAAGAAAGTGGTATGCCTATCTCTGATGAGTATAGAGTATTTGTATTAGATAATGAACCATTGATAATTGACTCATATTGGCATCATTCTGAAGGAGGACTTTCAGATAATGAAATAAAATGGGTCAAAGAAATTTGTAAAAGAATTGATAGTAGATTTGTTACTATAGATTTAGCTAGAAAATCAAATGATGAACTTGTAGTTATGGAACTTGGAGATGGGCAGGTATCAGGACTTCAAGATATACCAGAAGAAGAATTTTATGGATGTTTTTAA